Proteins co-encoded in one Pseudomonas beijingensis genomic window:
- a CDS encoding ribonucleotide-diphosphate reductase subunit beta, translating to MLSWDEFDKEDSGEVAVKGANAGHASEANMDRLDSAGGAAALEARAVTASDSAAIIRAKAALDKLDVAEGLAELEGASARVAVDEKRMINCRADLNQLVPFKYDWAWQKYLDGCANHWMPQEVNMTADIALWKTPEGLTDDERRIVMRNLGFFSTADSLVANNLVLAVYRLITNPECRQYILRQAFEEAIHTHAYQYCIESLAMDEGEIFNMYHEIPSVAKKAAWGLKYTRSISDPKFETGTPDTDKELLRNLIAYYCVLEGIFFYCGFTQILSMGRRNKMTGVAEQFQYILRDESMHLNFGIDVINQIKIENPHLWDAEMKEEATQMILQGTQLEIEYARDTMPRGVLGMNAAMMEDYLKFIANRRLSQIGLKEEYPGTTNPFPWMSEIMDLKKEKNFFETRVIEYQTGGALSWD from the coding sequence ATGCTGAGCTGGGACGAATTCGACAAAGAAGACAGCGGCGAAGTCGCGGTAAAAGGCGCTAACGCCGGCCACGCTTCCGAAGCCAACATGGACCGCCTCGACAGCGCCGGCGGTGCCGCCGCCCTTGAAGCCCGGGCCGTGACGGCCAGCGACTCGGCCGCGATCATTCGCGCCAAGGCCGCCCTCGACAAACTCGACGTCGCCGAAGGCCTCGCCGAACTCGAAGGCGCCTCCGCCCGTGTCGCCGTCGACGAAAAGCGCATGATCAACTGCCGCGCCGACCTCAACCAGCTCGTGCCCTTCAAATACGACTGGGCCTGGCAGAAGTACCTGGACGGCTGCGCAAACCACTGGATGCCGCAAGAAGTCAACATGACCGCCGACATCGCCCTCTGGAAAACCCCGGAAGGCCTGACCGACGACGAGCGCCGCATCGTGATGCGCAACCTGGGCTTCTTCTCCACCGCCGACTCCCTGGTTGCCAACAACCTGGTCCTGGCCGTGTACCGCCTGATCACCAACCCGGAATGCCGCCAGTACATCCTGCGCCAGGCCTTCGAAGAGGCGATCCACACCCACGCCTACCAGTACTGCATCGAATCGCTGGCCATGGATGAAGGCGAGATCTTCAACATGTACCACGAGATCCCATCGGTCGCGAAAAAAGCCGCCTGGGGCCTGAAATACACCCGTTCGATCTCCGATCCGAAGTTCGAAACCGGCACCCCGGACACCGACAAAGAGTTGCTGCGCAACCTGATCGCCTACTACTGCGTTCTGGAAGGCATCTTCTTCTACTGCGGCTTCACCCAGATCCTCTCCATGGGCCGCCGCAACAAAATGACCGGCGTCGCCGAGCAGTTCCAATACATCCTGCGCGACGAATCCATGCACCTGAACTTCGGCATCGACGTGATCAACCAGATCAAAATCGAAAACCCGCACTTGTGGGATGCCGAGATGAAGGAAGAAGCGACCCAGATGATCCTGCAAGGGACTCAACTGGAGATCGAATACGCGCGCGACACCATGCCTCGTGGGGTGTTGGGGATGAATGCGGCGATGATGGAAGACTATCTGAAGTTCATCGCTAACCGTCGCCTGTCGCAGATTGGTCTGAAGGAAGAGTATCCAGGGACGACGAACCCGTTCCCTTGGATGAGCGAGATCATGGACTTGAAGAAAGAGAAGAACTTCTTTGAGACGCGCGTGATTGAGTATCAGACCGGTGGGGCTTTGAGCTGGGATTGA
- a CDS encoding DUF2790 domain-containing protein, with translation MKALWVLVLGSLCATAMADEAPTDAAQQKPAIEEYTYSTHLDIAKVISMSDIPNVCEVVPAKMEYDDSKGQRHILRYSIMGSGCSNG, from the coding sequence ATGAAAGCTTTATGGGTTCTGGTCCTCGGCAGCCTCTGCGCCACCGCCATGGCAGACGAGGCCCCGACCGACGCTGCACAGCAAAAACCAGCCATTGAGGAGTACACCTACTCCACCCACCTGGACATCGCCAAAGTCATCTCCATGAGCGACATCCCGAACGTCTGCGAAGTGGTCCCGGCCAAGATGGAATACGACGACTCCAAAGGCCAGCGCCACATCCTGCGCTACAGCATCATGGGCAGCGGCTGCTCCAACGGCTGA
- the aruF gene encoding arginine/ornithine succinyltransferase subunit alpha: MLVMRPAQMADLGEVQRLAADSPIGVTSLPDDVERLSDKIAASEASFAAEVSFNGEESYFFVLEDTATGKLAGCSAIVASAGYSEPFYSFRNETFVHASRELKIHNKIHVLSQCHDLTGNSLLTSFYVVPELVGSPWSELNSRGRLLFVASHPERFADSVVTEIVGYSDENGDSPFWDAIGRNFFDLNYAAAERLCGLKSRTFLAELMPHYPIYVPLLPDAAQEAMGQVHPRAQITFDILMREGFETDHYIDIFDGGPTLHARVSGIRSIAQSRVVPVKIGEPVKGAGRQYLVANAQLQDYRAVLLELDYAPGKPVTLDMEAAEALGVGEGASVRLVAV; this comes from the coding sequence ATGCTGGTGATGCGCCCCGCGCAAATGGCTGATCTGGGCGAGGTACAGCGTCTGGCTGCGGACAGTCCGATCGGTGTCACTTCCTTGCCGGATGACGTGGAACGCCTGAGCGACAAGATCGCCGCAAGCGAAGCCTCGTTTGCCGCCGAAGTCAGCTTCAACGGCGAGGAAAGCTATTTCTTCGTCCTTGAAGACACCGCGACCGGCAAACTGGCCGGCTGCTCGGCCATCGTCGCGTCGGCCGGTTATTCCGAACCGTTCTACAGCTTTCGCAACGAGACCTTCGTTCACGCTTCCCGTGAGCTGAAGATCCACAACAAGATCCACGTGCTTTCCCAATGCCACGACCTGACCGGTAACAGCTTGCTGACCAGTTTCTACGTGGTGCCGGAGCTGGTGGGCTCGCCATGGTCGGAACTCAACTCGCGCGGGCGGCTGTTGTTCGTCGCCAGCCATCCGGAGCGGTTCGCCGATTCGGTGGTGACCGAGATCGTCGGCTACAGCGATGAGAATGGCGACTCGCCGTTCTGGGACGCCATCGGTCGCAACTTCTTCGACCTCAACTACGCCGCCGCCGAGCGCTTGTGCGGGCTGAAAAGCCGTACCTTCCTCGCCGAGCTGATGCCCCATTACCCGATCTACGTGCCGTTGTTGCCGGACGCCGCCCAGGAAGCCATGGGCCAGGTCCACCCGCGGGCGCAGATCACCTTCGACATCCTGATGCGCGAGGGTTTCGAGACCGATCACTACATCGACATCTTCGACGGTGGCCCGACCCTGCATGCCCGCGTCTCGGGGATCCGCTCGATCGCCCAGAGCCGCGTGGTGCCGGTCAAGATCGGCGAACCGGTCAAGGGCGCCGGTCGCCAATACCTGGTGGCCAATGCCCAATTGCAGGATTACCGCGCCGTGCTGCTCGAACTCGACTACGCGCCGGGCAAGCCTGTGACCCTGGACATGGAAGCGGCCGAAGCCTTGGGCGTTGGCGAAGGCGCCAGCGTGCGTCTGGTAGCTGTTTAA
- a CDS encoding ABC transporter permease encodes MIFDYNVIYEALPLYFSGLLTTLKLLALSLFFGLLAALPLGLMRVSKQPIVNMTAWLYTYVIRGTPMLVQLFLIYYGLAQFAVVRESFLWPWLSSATFCACLAFAINTSAYTAEIIAGSLRATPNGEIEAAKAMGMSRYKLYRRILLPSALRRALPQYSNEVIMMLQTTSLASIVTLIDITGAARTVNAQYYLPFEAYITAGAFYLCLTFILVRLFKLAERRWLGYLAPRKH; translated from the coding sequence ATGATCTTCGACTACAACGTCATCTATGAAGCCTTGCCGCTGTATTTCAGTGGCTTGCTGACCACCCTCAAATTGTTGGCCCTGTCGCTGTTCTTTGGTCTGCTGGCGGCGTTGCCCCTGGGGCTGATGCGCGTCTCGAAGCAGCCGATCGTCAACATGACGGCCTGGCTCTACACCTACGTGATCCGCGGCACGCCGATGCTGGTGCAGTTGTTCCTGATCTACTACGGGCTGGCGCAGTTCGCGGTCGTGCGCGAAAGCTTCCTCTGGCCGTGGCTGTCCAGCGCGACGTTCTGTGCGTGCCTGGCGTTCGCCATCAACACCAGCGCCTACACCGCCGAAATCATCGCCGGCAGCCTGCGGGCCACGCCCAACGGTGAGATCGAGGCGGCCAAGGCCATGGGCATGTCGCGCTACAAGCTGTATCGCCGGATCCTGCTGCCGTCGGCCTTGCGTCGGGCGCTGCCGCAATACAGCAACGAAGTGATCATGATGCTGCAGACCACCAGCCTGGCCTCCATCGTGACCCTGATCGACATCACCGGCGCCGCGCGTACGGTGAATGCGCAGTATTACTTGCCGTTCGAGGCCTACATCACGGCCGGCGCGTTCTACCTGTGCCTGACCTTCATCCTGGTGCGCCTGTTCAAACTGGCCGAGCGCCGCTGGCTGGGTTACCTGGCCCCGCGCAAGCACTGA
- a CDS encoding aspartate aminotransferase family protein, which translates to MSVEQAAVQRADFDQVMVPNYAPAAFIPVRGAGSRVWDQSGRELIDFAGGIAVNVLGHAHPALVGALTEQANKLWHVSNVFTNEPALRLAHKLIDATFAERAFFCNSGAEANEAAFKLARRVAFDRFGSEKYEIIAALNSFHGRTLFTVNVGGQSKYSDGFGPKITGITHVPYNDLAALKAAVSDKTCAVVLEPIQGEGGVLPAELAYLQGARELCDAHDALLVFDEVQTGMGRSGHLFAYMHYGVVPDILTSAKSLGGGFPIAAMLTTEALAKHLVVGTHGTTYGGNPLACAVAEAVIDVVNTPEVLGGVKTKHAKFKARLEQIGEKYGLFTQVRGLGLLIGCVLNDAWKGKAKDIFNAAEQEGLMILQAGPDVIRFAPSLVVEDADIDAGLDRFERAAAKLTQA; encoded by the coding sequence ATGTCCGTTGAGCAAGCCGCGGTACAACGCGCCGATTTCGACCAGGTTATGGTTCCCAACTATGCGCCTGCTGCCTTCATACCTGTGCGTGGCGCCGGTTCCCGCGTATGGGACCAATCCGGTCGCGAGCTGATCGACTTTGCTGGCGGTATCGCAGTCAACGTACTGGGCCATGCCCACCCGGCGCTGGTCGGCGCACTGACCGAGCAGGCCAACAAGCTGTGGCACGTCTCCAATGTCTTCACCAATGAGCCGGCCCTGCGCCTGGCCCATAAGCTGATTGACGCAACCTTTGCCGAGCGCGCGTTCTTCTGCAACTCCGGCGCCGAAGCCAACGAGGCCGCCTTCAAGCTGGCCCGTCGCGTTGCGTTCGATCGTTTCGGTAGCGAGAAATACGAAATCATTGCCGCGCTCAATAGCTTCCACGGTCGCACCCTGTTCACCGTCAACGTCGGCGGGCAGTCGAAGTACTCCGACGGTTTCGGGCCTAAAATTACCGGCATCACCCACGTTCCTTACAACGACCTGGCGGCTTTGAAAGCGGCTGTCTCGGACAAGACCTGCGCCGTGGTGCTGGAACCGATCCAGGGCGAGGGCGGTGTGCTGCCGGCCGAGCTGGCTTATCTGCAAGGCGCCCGCGAGCTGTGCGATGCCCACGATGCGCTGCTGGTGTTCGACGAAGTGCAGACCGGCATGGGCCGCAGCGGTCATCTGTTCGCCTACATGCACTACGGCGTGGTCCCGGACATCCTCACCAGCGCCAAGAGCCTGGGCGGTGGTTTCCCGATTGCCGCGATGCTCACCACCGAAGCGCTGGCCAAGCACCTGGTCGTCGGCACCCACGGCACCACTTACGGCGGCAATCCGCTGGCCTGTGCGGTGGCCGAAGCGGTGATCGATGTGGTCAATACGCCCGAGGTGCTAGGTGGTGTCAAAACCAAGCACGCCAAGTTCAAGGCGCGCCTGGAGCAGATCGGCGAGAAGTACGGCCTGTTCACCCAAGTGCGTGGCCTGGGCCTGCTGATTGGTTGCGTGCTGAACGACGCCTGGAAAGGCAAAGCCAAGGACATCTTCAACGCCGCCGAACAGGAAGGCCTGATGATCCTGCAAGCCGGCCCGGACGTGATTCGCTTCGCCCCGAGCCTGGTGGTCGAAGACGCCGACATCGACGCCGGCCTGGACCGCTTCGAGCGGGCCGCGGCGAAGCTGACGCAAGCCTGA
- a CDS encoding ABC transporter permease yields the protein MLKGYGAVILDGAWLTLELALSSMALAIVLGLIGVALRLSPVRWLAWLGDLYSTVIRGIPDLVLILLIFYGGQDLLNRVAPMLGYDDYIDLNPLAAGIGTLGFIFGAYLSETFRGAFMAIPKGQAEAGMAYGMNGFQVFFRVLVPQMIRLAIPGFTNNWLVLTKATALISVVGLQDMMFKAKQAADATREPFTFFLAVAAMYLVITSVSLLALRHLEKRYSVGVRAADL from the coding sequence ATGTTGAAAGGCTACGGGGCTGTCATCCTCGATGGCGCATGGTTGACGCTTGAGCTCGCCTTGTCGTCCATGGCCCTGGCCATCGTCCTGGGGTTGATCGGCGTTGCGTTGCGCCTCTCTCCGGTGCGCTGGCTGGCGTGGCTGGGCGACCTGTATTCCACGGTCATTCGCGGCATTCCCGACCTGGTGTTGATCCTGCTGATTTTCTACGGCGGCCAGGACCTGCTCAATCGCGTGGCGCCGATGCTCGGCTATGACGACTACATCGACCTGAACCCGCTGGCGGCCGGTATCGGCACCCTGGGCTTCATCTTCGGTGCGTACCTGTCGGAAACCTTTCGTGGTGCATTCATGGCGATCCCCAAGGGGCAGGCCGAGGCGGGCATGGCGTACGGCATGAACGGCTTCCAGGTGTTCTTCCGAGTGTTGGTGCCGCAGATGATTCGCCTGGCGATTCCGGGCTTCACCAACAACTGGCTGGTATTGACCAAGGCCACCGCGCTGATTTCCGTGGTGGGCCTGCAAGACATGATGTTCAAGGCCAAGCAGGCGGCGGATGCCACTCGCGAGCCTTTCACCTTCTTCCTCGCAGTGGCGGCGATGTACCTGGTGATCACCAGTGTCTCGTTGCTGGCATTGCGTCACCTTGAGAAGCGCTACTCGGTAGGCGTAAGGGCGGCTGATCTATGA
- the astA gene encoding arginine N-succinyltransferase, giving the protein MIVRPVRSSDLPALIALARSTGTGLTTLPANEERLAHRVGWAEKTFRGEAGRGDADYLFVLEDDDGRVVGISAIAGAVGLREPWYNFRVGLTVSASQELNIYREIPTLFLANDLTGNSELCSLFLHADFRSGLNGRMLAKARLLFIAEFPNLFGNKIIAEMRGMSDDSGRSPFWESLGRHFFKMEFSQADYLTGVGNKAFIAELMPKFPLYTCFLSEDARAVIGQVHPDTEPALSMLKSEGFSYQGYVDIFDAGPAVECETGKIRAIRDSQALVLAIGTPGDDATPFLIHNRKREDCRITAAPARFAAGTLVVDPLTAKRLQLNAGDQVRAVALSAARESK; this is encoded by the coding sequence ATGATCGTTCGTCCCGTACGCAGCAGCGATTTACCCGCTCTGATCGCCCTGGCCCGCAGCACCGGCACCGGCCTGACCACCTTGCCGGCCAATGAAGAGCGTCTGGCCCATCGGGTCGGCTGGGCCGAGAAGACCTTTCGCGGCGAAGCCGGGCGCGGTGACGCGGACTACCTGTTCGTGCTCGAAGACGATGACGGTCGCGTGGTGGGCATTTCCGCCATCGCTGGTGCCGTGGGGCTGCGTGAGCCCTGGTACAACTTCCGGGTCGGCCTGACGGTCAGTGCTTCCCAGGAATTGAACATCTATCGGGAAATCCCGACGCTGTTCCTGGCCAACGACCTGACCGGCAATTCCGAACTGTGCTCGTTGTTCCTCCATGCCGACTTCCGCAGTGGCCTCAATGGCCGGATGTTGGCCAAGGCCCGTCTGCTGTTCATCGCCGAATTCCCGAACCTGTTCGGCAATAAAATCATCGCCGAGATGCGCGGCATGTCCGACGACAGCGGGCGTTCGCCGTTTTGGGAAAGCCTGGGCCGGCATTTCTTCAAGATGGAATTCAGCCAGGCCGATTACCTCACCGGCGTGGGCAACAAGGCGTTCATCGCCGAGCTGATGCCCAAGTTTCCGCTGTACACCTGTTTCTTGTCCGAAGATGCCCGGGCCGTGATCGGCCAGGTTCATCCGGATACGGAACCGGCATTGTCGATGCTCAAGAGCGAAGGTTTCAGCTACCAGGGTTACGTCGACATCTTCGACGCCGGCCCGGCGGTGGAATGCGAAACCGGCAAGATCCGCGCGATTCGCGACAGCCAGGCGCTGGTGCTGGCCATCGGCACGCCGGGCGATGACGCCACGCCGTTCCTCATCCATAACCGCAAGCGCGAAGACTGCCGCATCACCGCTGCACCGGCGCGCTTCGCCGCAGGCACACTGGTGGTCGATCCGTTGACCGCCAAACGTCTTCAACTCAACGCCGGCGATCAGGTGCGTGCCGTCGCGTTGTCCGCTGCCCGGGAGTCGAAATGA
- a CDS encoding ABC transporter ATP-binding protein, whose amino-acid sequence MYKLEVQDLHKRYGSHEVLKGVSLKAAAGDVISIIGSSGSGKSTFLRCINLLEQPHAGKILLNNEELKLVAGKDGAMKAADPKQLQRMRSRLSMVFQHFNLWSHMTALENIMEAPVHVLGVAKAEAREKAEHYLNKVGVAHRKDAYPGHMSGGEQQRVAIARALAMEPEVMLFDEPTSALDPELVGDVLKVMQALALEGRTMVVVTHEMGFAREVSNQLVFLHKGIVEESGNPREVLVNPQSERLQQFLSGSLK is encoded by the coding sequence ATGTACAAGCTTGAAGTCCAAGACCTGCATAAACGCTATGGCAGTCACGAAGTGCTCAAGGGCGTGTCCCTGAAAGCCGCCGCTGGCGATGTAATCAGCATCATCGGCTCCAGTGGCTCTGGCAAGAGTACTTTCCTGCGTTGCATCAACCTGCTTGAGCAACCCCATGCCGGCAAGATTCTGCTCAACAACGAAGAGCTGAAGCTGGTCGCCGGCAAGGATGGCGCCATGAAGGCCGCGGACCCCAAGCAACTGCAACGCATGCGTTCGCGGCTGTCGATGGTGTTCCAGCATTTCAACCTGTGGTCCCACATGACCGCGCTGGAAAACATCATGGAAGCGCCCGTGCATGTACTGGGCGTGGCCAAGGCTGAAGCGCGGGAGAAGGCCGAGCACTACCTGAACAAGGTCGGCGTGGCCCATCGCAAGGATGCCTACCCGGGCCACATGTCTGGCGGCGAGCAGCAGCGCGTGGCGATTGCCCGTGCGCTGGCGATGGAGCCTGAGGTGATGCTGTTCGACGAACCGACCTCGGCGCTGGACCCGGAGCTGGTGGGCGACGTGCTCAAGGTGATGCAGGCCCTGGCCCTGGAAGGCCGGACCATGGTGGTGGTGACCCACGAAATGGGCTTTGCCCGTGAAGTGTCGAACCAGTTGGTGTTCCTGCACAAAGGCATCGTCGAAGAAAGCGGCAACCCACGCGAAGTGCTGGTCAATCCGCAATCGGAGCGCCTGCAACAATTTCTTTCGGGCAGCCTCAAGTAA
- the acs gene encoding acetate--CoA ligase: protein MSAASVYPVRPEVAANTLTDEATYKAMYQQSVVNPDGFWREQAKRLDWIKPFTTVKQTSFDDHHVDIKWFADGTLNVSYNCLDRHLAERGDQIAIIWEGDDPSESRNITYRELHEEVCKFANALRGQDVHRGDVVTIYMPMIPEAVVAMLACTRIGAIHSVVFGGFSPEALAGRIIDCKSKVVITADEGVRAGKKIPLKANVDDALTNPETSSIQKVIVCKRTAGNIKWNQHRDIWYEDLMKVAGTVCAPKEMGAEEALFILYTSGSTGKPKGVQHTTAGYLLYAALTHERVFDYKPGEVYWCTADVGWVTGHSYIVYGPLANGATTLLFEGVPNYPDITRVAKVIDKHKVSILYTAPTAIRAMMASGTAAVEGADGSSLRLLGSVGEPINPEAWDWYYKNVGKERCPIVDTWWQTETGGVLISPLPGATALKPGSATRPFFGVVPALVDNLGNLIEGAAEGNLVILDSWPGQARTLYGDHDRFVDTYFKTFSGMYFTGDGARRDEDGYYWITGRVDDVLNVSGHRMGTAEIESAMVAHPKVAEAAVVGVPHDIKGQGIYVYVTLNAGEETSEALRLELKNWVRKEIGPIASPDVIQWAPGLPKTRSGKIMRRILRKIATAEYDGLGDISTLADPGVVAHLIETHKTMNVA from the coding sequence ATGAGTGCGGCTTCTGTGTATCCCGTTCGTCCCGAGGTTGCGGCCAATACGCTGACTGACGAGGCGACCTACAAGGCCATGTACCAGCAGTCGGTCGTCAATCCGGACGGCTTCTGGCGCGAGCAGGCCAAGCGCCTCGATTGGATCAAGCCTTTCACCACGGTGAAGCAGACTTCCTTCGACGACCACCATGTCGACATCAAGTGGTTCGCCGACGGCACCTTGAACGTTTCCTACAACTGCCTCGACCGTCACCTGGCCGAGCGCGGCGATCAAATTGCGATTATCTGGGAAGGCGATGACCCGTCCGAGAGCCGCAACATCACCTATCGCGAGCTGCACGAAGAAGTCTGCAAGTTCGCCAACGCCCTGCGCGGCCAGGACGTTCATCGCGGCGACGTGGTGACCATCTACATGCCGATGATCCCTGAAGCCGTGGTCGCGATGCTGGCCTGTACCCGGATCGGTGCGATTCACTCGGTGGTGTTCGGTGGTTTCTCCCCTGAAGCACTGGCCGGCCGGATCATCGACTGCAAATCCAAAGTGGTGATCACTGCCGACGAAGGCGTTCGCGCCGGCAAGAAGATTCCGCTCAAGGCCAACGTCGATGACGCGCTGACCAACCCGGAAACCAGCAGCATCCAGAAAGTCATCGTGTGCAAGCGCACGGCCGGCAACATCAAGTGGAACCAGCACCGTGACATCTGGTACGAAGACCTGATGAAGGTGGCCGGCACCGTTTGCGCGCCGAAGGAAATGGGCGCCGAGGAAGCGCTGTTCATCCTCTACACCTCCGGTTCCACCGGCAAGCCCAAGGGCGTGCAGCACACCACGGCCGGCTACTTGCTGTATGCGGCGCTGACCCATGAGCGGGTGTTCGACTACAAGCCTGGCGAAGTCTACTGGTGCACCGCCGACGTGGGTTGGGTCACCGGTCACAGCTATATCGTCTACGGCCCGCTGGCCAATGGCGCGACCACGCTGCTGTTCGAAGGCGTGCCGAACTATCCGGACATCACCCGGGTGGCCAAGGTCATCGACAAGCACAAGGTCAGCATCCTCTACACCGCGCCAACCGCCATCCGCGCGATGATGGCTTCGGGCACCGCCGCGGTCGAAGGCGCCGATGGCAGCAGCCTGCGCCTGTTGGGTTCGGTGGGCGAGCCGATCAACCCGGAAGCCTGGGACTGGTACTACAAAAATGTCGGCAAGGAGCGTTGCCCGATCGTCGACACCTGGTGGCAGACCGAAACCGGTGGTGTGCTGATCAGCCCGCTGCCAGGCGCCACGGCGTTGAAGCCGGGTTCCGCGACTCGTCCGTTCTTTGGGGTGGTGCCAGCGTTGGTGGACAACCTCGGCAACCTGATCGAAGGCGCGGCCGAAGGCAACCTGGTGATCCTCGATTCGTGGCCAGGCCAGGCACGTACGCTGTACGGCGACCATGATCGTTTTGTCGACACCTACTTCAAGACCTTCAGCGGCATGTACTTCACCGGTGACGGCGCCCGTCGTGACGAGGATGGCTACTACTGGATCACCGGTCGGGTGGATGACGTGCTCAACGTGTCCGGTCACCGCATGGGCACGGCCGAGATCGAGAGCGCCATGGTCGCCCACCCGAAAGTCGCCGAAGCGGCGGTGGTGGGTGTGCCGCACGACATCAAGGGGCAGGGCATCTATGTCTACGTCACTCTCAATGCCGGCGAAGAAACCAGCGAGGCCCTGCGCCTGGAGCTGAAGAACTGGGTGCGCAAGGAGATCGGTCCGATTGCTTCGCCGGATGTGATCCAGTGGGCGCCCGGGCTGCCGAAGACCCGTTCCGGCAAGATCATGCGCCGCATCCTGCGCAAGATTGCCACGGCGGAGTACGACGGGTTGGGTGATATCTCCACCCTGGCCGATCCGGGTGTGGTGGCGCATCTGATCGAGACGCACAAGACCATGAACGTGGCCTGA
- a CDS encoding ABC transporter substrate-binding protein, with protein sequence MKKLVLLGALALSVLSLPTFADEKPLKIGIEAAYPPFASKAPDGSIVGFDYDIGNALCEEMKVKCVWVEQEFDGLIPALKVRKIDAILSSMSITEDRKKSVDFTNKYYNTPARLVMKAGTQVGDNLAELKGKNIGVQRGSIHERFAREVLAPLGAEIKPYGSQNEIYLDVSAGRLDGTVADATLLDDGFLKTDAGKGFAFVGPAFTDEKYFGDGIGIAVRKGDALKDKINGAITAIRENGKYKQIQDKYFAFDIYGK encoded by the coding sequence ATGAAGAAACTTGTGCTGCTTGGCGCCCTGGCACTGTCCGTGCTGTCCCTGCCGACTTTCGCTGATGAGAAGCCCCTGAAGATTGGTATCGAAGCGGCTTACCCTCCGTTCGCCTCCAAAGCCCCGGATGGCAGCATCGTCGGTTTCGACTACGACATCGGCAACGCGCTGTGCGAAGAGATGAAGGTCAAGTGCGTGTGGGTCGAGCAAGAGTTCGACGGCCTGATCCCAGCGCTGAAGGTGCGCAAGATCGACGCGATCCTGTCGTCCATGTCCATCACCGAAGATCGCAAGAAGTCGGTTGATTTCACCAACAAGTACTACAACACCCCGGCCCGTCTGGTGATGAAGGCCGGTACCCAGGTCGGCGACAACCTGGCTGAGCTCAAGGGCAAGAACATCGGCGTGCAGCGCGGTTCGATCCACGAGCGTTTCGCCCGTGAAGTGCTGGCTCCGCTGGGTGCCGAGATCAAGCCATACGGTTCGCAGAACGAGATCTACCTGGATGTGTCCGCTGGTCGTCTCGACGGCACCGTGGCAGACGCTACGCTGTTGGATGACGGCTTCCTCAAGACCGATGCCGGCAAGGGGTTCGCGTTCGTCGGCCCGGCCTTTACCGACGAGAAATACTTCGGCGACGGTATCGGTATCGCGGTTCGCAAGGGCGATGCCCTGAAAGACAAGATTAATGGCGCGATCACCGCCATTCGCGAGAACGGCAAGTACAAGCAAATCCAGGACAAATACTTCGCTTTCGATATCTACGGCAAGTAA